The proteins below come from a single Aegilops tauschii subsp. strangulata cultivar AL8/78 chromosome 6, Aet v6.0, whole genome shotgun sequence genomic window:
- the LOC109774682 gene encoding transcription factor bHLH94, whose protein sequence is MALVDALCASSVDNAALVYSTFNAAGFLFDNAAGFYDDTGIAGGPALALQAADRAPGLSAAGDVAPCLEKQATLSPAPPRRKRRRRARSCKSREETECQRMTHIAVERNRRRQMNEYLVVLRSLMPESYVQRGDQASIVGGAIDFVKELEQQLQSLEAQKRALAHQQQHKAGRDAAPLPTAMPARASTSGGIGNACVESTSNCSSSVTEADGAPDAPPFAGFFTYPQYVWRQSPRDATTLSADESRAGVADIEVTLVETHASLRVMAPRRPGQLLRMVAGLQALRLTVLHLNVTALDSLALYSLSLKVEEGCGLTTADDIAAAVHHVLCFIHAEAEAAPQQLLAPAQ, encoded by the exons ATGGCACTAGTGGACGCGCTGTGCGCCTCCAGCGTCGACAATGCGGCGCTCGTCTACAGCACCTTCAACGCCGCGGGCTTCCTCTTCGACAATGCCGCGGGCTTCTACGACGACACCGGCATTGCCGGTGGCCCGGCGCTTGCGTTGCAGGCAGCCGACAGAGCGCCGGGGCTGTCCGCCGCGGGTGACGTGGCGCCGTGCCTGGAGAAGCAGGCCACGTTGTCGCCCGCGCCGCCGAGGAGGAAGCGGCGTCGGCGGGCGAGGAGCTGCAAGTCGAGGGAGGAGACCGAGTGCCAGCGCATGACCCACATCGCCGTGGAGCGCAACCGCCGGCGACAGATGAACGAGTACCTCGTCGTGCTCCGCTCCCTCATGCCGGAGTCCTACGTCCAGAGG GGTGACCAGGCATCGATCGTCGGAGGGGCGATAGATTTCGTCaaggagctggagcagcagctgCAGTCCCTGGAGGCGCAGAAGCGGGCGCTGGCTCACCAGCAGCAGCACAAGGCAGGACGCGACGCGGCGCCGCTGCCGACGGCCATGCCGGCGCGCGCCAGCACCAGCGGCGGCATTGGCAACGCGTGCGTGGAGTCGACGAGCAACTGCAGCAGCAGCGTGACCGAGGCGGACGGCGCTCCCGACGCGCCGCCGTTCGCGGGGTTCTTCACGTACCCGCAGTACGTGTGGCGCCAGTCGCCGCGCGACGCCACGACGCTGTCGGCGGACGAGAGCCGCGCCGGGGTGGCCGACATCGAGGTGACCCTGGTGGAGACGCACGCCAGCCTCCGCGTCATGGCGCCGCGGCGGCCCGGCCAGCTGCTCCGCATGGTCGCCGGCCTGCAGGCGCTCCGTCTCACCGTGCTGCACCTCAACGTCACCGCGCTCGACTCCCTGGCCCTCTACTCCCTCAGCCTCAAG GTGGAGGAGGGGTGTGGCCTGACGACGGCGGACGACATCGCGGCGGCAGTGCACCATGTGCTCTGCTTCATCCacgcggaggcggaggcggcgccGCAGCAGCTGCTCGCGCCGGCGCAGTAG